The Sinobacterium caligoides DNA window CTTGCGTCTGGGCAAAAAAGTTCGCCATCAACAGGTCGTGATGACCATCGACCGGATCAACACTTTCAACCGAGCCAATAAAATCTGCAGGGACAACCTGTGTCCCTTGGTGCAACAACTGATAAAAAGCGTGCTGACCATTAATGCCAAGCTGCCCCCAAAGAATCGGGCAGGTCGAGTAGTCGACTTTCTCACCACTCCAGCGCACAGACTTGCCGTTACTCTCCATCTCCGCTTGCTGAAGGTAGGCGGGTAACATATGCAGCGATTGATCGTAGGGTAAAATAGCGTGACTGCCTCGTCCCAAGAACGTGCTATTCCAAATACCCACGAGTGCCAACATCACCGGCGCATTCTCGGCAAACGGCGCCGTCTGAAAGTGCTTGTCCATCATGTTGGCACCGTCGAGTAAACGGGCAAACATATCAAAGCCAAGCTCCAGCGCTATTGGCAAGCCAATAGATGACCACAGTGAAAAGCGCCCACCCACCCAGTCCCACATACTAAAAATATTATCGGCGCTAATGCCAAAGCGAGTCGCTCGTGCTGCATCAGCGGTGACGGCGACAAAGTGATTTTTGATGTCGCCTTGATTCGCACCACACTGTTCCAACCAATGCTTGGCCGTATTGGCGTTGCGCATTGTCTCGGCAGTAGTAAACGTCTTCGATGAAATAATAAAAAGCGTGGTATGCGGGTTTAGTGTCGTTAATGCATTGTTTATCTGCACACCATCAGCATTAGAAACGTAGTGCACCTGAAACCGATTATCGCTATACCCACGCAGCGCTTCACTGATCATCTGCGGCCCAAGGTTTGAGCCCCCTACACCGAGGGTCACTACATCGGTAATCCATTTTCCGGTGTAACCACGCCACTCACCGCTGCGAACTTGACGAACAAAGTTCTTCACCGCGGCGAGCTCGTTATTCACCAGCTCACTAATATTATCCTCATCGATGCGCAACGACTCATCGACGCTGCCACGCAGAGCCATGTGCAGTACCGGACGTTGTTCCGTCTTATTAATCGACTCCGCATTAAAGAAACGACTGCGCCATTTAACTAGGTCCGACTGCTCGGCCAACTCGATTAACCGCGACTTGACCTCGTCGTCGATACGGTTCTTCGAGTAGTCCAGCAACATATAAGGCAGCTCAATAGCATACTTATCGAAACGCTCTGGATCCTTCTCAAACAGTGAAGACAGCGACACATCGGCCGATTTCTGCGCTAGCACTTCTAGCGCCTTCCAACTGGATAACTGACTGGGACTACTCATTAAGACTCTGATAACCTCGCTGTTGTTGTTATGGCGACAGGTAACATAAGTTCAACAATAAGCCCAAATGACAACGCTGTCAACCGCAAATGACAACGCTGTCAAAAAGCCTTTGCCGCCTCGCTAGGCGCTCACCATCAACACTGTGCCCCACACAAAGCTTTTGTTAGAATCACGAGGTTAATATTGACGGCGATAAGTTTATCGTTCATAAATATGCCTGATGCGAGCCCGCCAAACATCTAACCGCGCGCTAATTTATGCCTCTGCATAGCATATCGTAATGGTGCTGCGATTATTACACGCAGTGCCGGCGACAAGGCATTAACGAATCATCATCCGTCGGCTATTGGAAGCAAAGCCGTACGAAGACACCGGGTAATTGACTCACCCTCATCTCGACCGCTAGCGGATAATACCGGTAGACAATAGGAATAGAATGAAAGCGACTATCAATGACGTAGCAGCCCTAGCCGGCGTATCGATCAAGACCGTTTCACGGGTCATCAATAAAGAACCTACCGTCCGCAAGCAGACTGCCGATAAAGTCTGGGTCGCAGTCAAAGAGCTCAATTACCAACCCAACTTAGCTGCACGCAACCTAGCAGGCAACAAGTCCTACGCTATTGGCTTCATCTATGACAACCCCAACGCCTACTACGTCATCGATATGCAGAACGGCATCTTAAACGAGTGTAAAAATAGAGGTTATGACCTCATCATTCACCCCTGTAGCGCGCGCTCGGAAACGATCATTGATGAACTCAAAGAGATGGTGCGCTCCTCCCGTGTGGCCGGCCTAGTACTCACGCCGCCCTTCTCTGAATCCCCAGATATTCTCAACGCCCTAGAGCAACTCGATGTCGAGCTCGTACGCATCATCTCGGGCGATGCTAAGACGCACCCGCATATCGCCCACATTTCCATCGACGATGCCAAAGCCGCCAGCAACATCACCGAGCACATGATCAACTACGGTCACGAAAGAATTGCCTTCATCTCTGGCGACAAAGGCCATAAATCTACCGGCGAGCGCTTCAAGGGCTACCAAGCCGCCCTCAAACAGAACCACATCCGCTACGACAAAAAGCTCGTGATAGAGGGCAGCTATTCCTTCGAGTCCGGTGTCGAGGGTGCGAAGCAATTGCTCTCTGGCAAACAGAAAAAACCCAGCGCCATCTTTGCCTGTAACGATGAGATCGCTGCTGGCGCCCTCTTCGCCGCCCGTTTAATGGGTGTCGAGGTGCCAGAAGAGGTCTCCATCGCCGGCTTCGAGGATAGCCCCTTCTCCCGACAGACCTGGCCTAAGTTAACGACCGCCCAGCAGCCCAATAACGAGATTGCCCAGCTTGCTACCTCAATGCTGATCAGCAGTCTTCGTCGCACCGCAAGTGGCAAAGAGCAGCCAGAGAACCGCCACTTCGAACCACAAATCGTTGTACGCGACTCTACCGCCGCTCACTAAGCACTTACTACGCTTAAAAACATGCTATAACAATAGCCTAGCAATACATATCAACGTCAGAGATCGCCACCATAGCGAACTAATCAACAGTCATTTGCATCTTTCGACTTTACAAAGCAGCAATAA harbors:
- the pgi gene encoding glucose-6-phosphate isomerase — protein: MSSPSQLSSWKALEVLAQKSADVSLSSLFEKDPERFDKYAIELPYMLLDYSKNRIDDEVKSRLIELAEQSDLVKWRSRFFNAESINKTEQRPVLHMALRGSVDESLRIDEDNISELVNNELAAVKNFVRQVRSGEWRGYTGKWITDVVTLGVGGSNLGPQMISEALRGYSDNRFQVHYVSNADGVQINNALTTLNPHTTLFIISSKTFTTAETMRNANTAKHWLEQCGANQGDIKNHFVAVTADAARATRFGISADNIFSMWDWVGGRFSLWSSIGLPIALELGFDMFARLLDGANMMDKHFQTAPFAENAPVMLALVGIWNSTFLGRGSHAILPYDQSLHMLPAYLQQAEMESNGKSVRWSGEKVDYSTCPILWGQLGINGQHAFYQLLHQGTQVVPADFIGSVESVDPVDGHHDLLMANFFAQTQALMDGVNERQVADQLRAGGTEEERIAELVTHKVHQGNRPSNTILLDKITPESIGALVAMYEHKIFVQGVIWQVCSFDQWGVELGKMLAKRIEKELHDETLNPDHDSSTRNLIDRYKRVKGEAKK
- a CDS encoding LacI family DNA-binding transcriptional regulator translates to MKATINDVAALAGVSIKTVSRVINKEPTVRKQTADKVWVAVKELNYQPNLAARNLAGNKSYAIGFIYDNPNAYYVIDMQNGILNECKNRGYDLIIHPCSARSETIIDELKEMVRSSRVAGLVLTPPFSESPDILNALEQLDVELVRIISGDAKTHPHIAHISIDDAKAASNITEHMINYGHERIAFISGDKGHKSTGERFKGYQAALKQNHIRYDKKLVIEGSYSFESGVEGAKQLLSGKQKKPSAIFACNDEIAAGALFAARLMGVEVPEEVSIAGFEDSPFSRQTWPKLTTAQQPNNEIAQLATSMLISSLRRTASGKEQPENRHFEPQIVVRDSTAAH